CTATCTTTACTGAAACGACGATTATCGCCCATTACGAACAATTCACCCTCTGGGACGGTCTCAGTACCTACAGGTGTTTCTTCAAGTGTAAAAGGATCGGTTAAAGGGCCCTCCACTTTCTTCTTATATTCATCCAAATAAGGTTCCTCATATGCTTTCCCATTAACATATAGTGTATCGTCTTTATATTCAATACGATCGCCCGGAAGTCCAATTACTCTTTTTATGTAATCCTTCTGTTCCGGCGCATGGAAGACGATAATATCAAATCGTTTTGGTTCACCTATATTATAGCTTAGCTTATTTACTATCATACGGTCTTGATGTTGCAGAGTTGGCATCATGGATAGCCCGTCTACTACAATGGGTGCAAAAAGAAAGTAACGAATGACAGCTGCCAGTGCAACAGCAATTAAAAGTGCCTTCGTCCATTCCCAAAGTTCATTCTTCTTTTTTATCATGTCTGTTCCCCGCCAATCACAAAAAAATGTTTGCTATCCTCTTATTTTACATAAAAATTGTTTAATAAACACGTGGGGCTACACTTTTTAATCAAACTTTAATATAATTTCTCAATGGGGATATAATACTGTATGTACGAAAAAAGAGCTTGCAGAGCAAGCTCTTTCTTTTATTATCTAATTTCTTTAATACGAGCTTTTTTACCACGTAGCTTACGTAAGTAGTATAGCTTAGCACGGCGAACTTTACCGCGGCGCAATACTTCAAGCTTCGCAATTTTAGGTGTGTGTACAGGGAAAGTACGCTCAACGCCTACTCCGTAAGAAACCTTACGAACTGTGAAAGTTTCGCTAATTCCACCACCACGACGCTTAATCACTACACCTTCGAATAACTGAATACGCTCGCGAGTACCCTCGACAACTTTAACGTGTACACGTACAGTGTCACCAGGACGGAACGCAGGCAGATCAGAACGAAGTTGTTCTTTTGTGA
This genomic stretch from Neobacillus niacini harbors:
- the lepB gene encoding signal peptidase I, encoding MIKKKNELWEWTKALLIAVALAAVIRYFLFAPIVVDGLSMMPTLQHQDRMIVNKLSYNIGEPKRFDIIVFHAPEQKDYIKRVIGLPGDRIEYKDDTLYVNGKAYEEPYLDEYKKKVEGPLTDPFTLEETPVGTETVPEGELFVMGDNRRFSKDSRHIGTIALDKIIGKTSIVYWPLKDAHILK
- the rplS gene encoding 50S ribosomal protein L19, with product MQKLIEEITKEQLRSDLPAFRPGDTVRVHVKVVEGTRERIQLFEGVVIKRRGGGISETFTVRKVSYGVGVERTFPVHTPKIAKLEVLRRGKVRRAKLYYLRKLRGKKARIKEIR